One Oculatellaceae cyanobacterium DNA segment encodes these proteins:
- a CDS encoding ABC transporter ATP-binding protein, with the protein MLNIEKLSKSYGKRAVLHDLTLHIESGEIYGLLGPNGAGKTTTINILCNLLRADSGNIAINNKPVSEATKPLIGVAPQENLLYKSLSCEENLNFFAQIYGLSNQERRKQVQLSLEAVNLADRAKSTVETLSGGMQRRLNIAAAIVHHPKLLILDEPTTGLDIEARYEIWELIRQLQSQGMTILLTTHLLEEAERLCQRIGIIKNGRVVAEGTLAELRKLISAQEIIIVQTEDKDRAIACAESYGFRTRNYGNDLAFWLPEHLELKEIIARFDGIALDSISRQQVRLEHIYIEVTQS; encoded by the coding sequence GTGTTAAATATAGAAAAGTTGAGCAAGTCTTACGGTAAAAGAGCAGTTTTACATGATTTAACTCTGCATATTGAGTCGGGAGAGATTTATGGTTTATTAGGGCCAAATGGTGCAGGAAAGACTACAACTATCAATATTTTATGTAATTTGTTGCGGGCAGATAGTGGTAATATTGCTATCAATAACAAACCTGTATCTGAAGCAACTAAACCATTAATTGGGGTTGCACCACAAGAAAATTTACTTTATAAAAGTTTATCTTGTGAAGAAAATTTGAATTTTTTTGCTCAAATTTACGGATTATCAAATCAAGAACGGCGTAAACAAGTACAACTAAGTTTAGAAGCTGTTAATTTAGCTGATAGAGCTAAAAGTACTGTAGAAACCCTTAGTGGTGGAATGCAGCGACGGTTGAATATTGCTGCGGCAATTGTGCATCATCCTAAGTTATTGATTTTAGATGAACCAACAACTGGGTTAGATATAGAAGCGCGTTATGAAATTTGGGAATTAATTCGTCAGTTGCAAAGTCAAGGAATGACTATTTTGCTGACGACGCATTTGTTAGAAGAAGCAGAACGTTTATGTCAGCGTATTGGGATTATAAAAAATGGTCGGGTAGTAGCAGAAGGTACTTTAGCTGAATTACGCAAACTGATTTCTGCCCAAGAAATTATTATTGTTCAAACAGAGGATAAAGACAGGGCGATCGCTTGCGCCGAATCTTATGGTTTTAGGACTAGGAATTATGGTAACGATCTAGCCTTTTGGCTACCAGAACATTTAGAACTCAAGGAAATTATTGCACGGTTTGATGGCATTGCTTTAGATTCTATTTCTAGGCAGCAAGTGC